The following proteins are co-located in the Bacteroidales bacterium genome:
- a CDS encoding sodium/solute symporter (Members of the Solute:Sodium Symporter (SSS), TC 2.A.21 as described in tcdb.org, catalyze solute:Na+ symport. Known solutes for members of the family include sugars, amino acids, nucleosides, inositols, vitamins, urea or anions, depending on the system.) has product MNLSLTFLDWFVLSVVMIGSLSYGMYMAWRKKAGRDSSSFFLGGRSIKWPIIGASLFATNIGAEHLVGLSGDSYRYGLSAGFVELTTPITLGIACAILFPYYMKNKIFTIPEFLEIRYNRRARTFFSGLMLVISIMTKLAFTLFAGALVLNSILGWNIMTTILYIGLIVAVFTIIGGFTAVAYTDAIQTIIMIGGATIMLFIGLDKVGGFSGLMDKVPQMMSVAKPYDDPAYPFWGILATAFYAGVFYWGMDQVNVQRVLAAPDLKNARWGSMFAVLLKLLPVFIFALPGVIAFALYPGELQGDATKQTFVLLLDRLLPAGLKGLIMASLLAALITSLIGVLNSVSTLVVRDFIVEFRPDFPEKKQVQFGRIAIIAITILGIGAAYMVYKNEEGLYKYLQTISAYLVIPIFPAILFGIISKKVTLKAATVSVIVGVIIATIFVVDQLIGPEAGKAIFPFLHHKLTLNFGYRGLWAEIFITIVLFAVSAFTEKTSAEKLEKTTIDYSARIARFEGLKDWRLHLLVFSVITLLVIIWLK; this is encoded by the coding sequence ATGAACTTATCCCTTACATTTCTTGACTGGTTCGTGCTGTCTGTAGTAATGATCGGCAGCCTTTCCTATGGTATGTATATGGCATGGCGCAAGAAAGCCGGCAGGGACAGTTCAAGTTTTTTCCTGGGAGGCAGATCGATAAAGTGGCCGATAATCGGGGCTTCTCTTTTTGCTACTAATATCGGAGCTGAGCACCTCGTAGGCTTATCAGGCGATTCATACCGTTATGGTCTTTCTGCAGGATTTGTTGAACTCACTACTCCAATAACACTCGGTATCGCCTGTGCCATTCTTTTTCCATATTACATGAAAAACAAGATCTTCACGATTCCGGAATTTCTTGAGATCAGATATAACAGAAGGGCGCGCACATTCTTTTCAGGACTGATGCTGGTAATCAGTATTATGACAAAACTGGCTTTCACCCTTTTCGCAGGGGCACTGGTGCTGAACAGCATTCTTGGATGGAACATCATGACAACAATACTTTATATAGGACTAATAGTTGCAGTTTTCACGATAATAGGCGGCTTTACAGCAGTAGCCTATACTGATGCTATCCAGACCATCATTATGATTGGTGGTGCTACTATTATGCTGTTTATCGGACTTGATAAAGTCGGAGGATTCAGCGGACTAATGGATAAAGTGCCTCAGATGATGTCGGTAGCTAAGCCTTATGATGATCCTGCATATCCTTTTTGGGGGATTCTCGCGACAGCTTTTTATGCAGGGGTGTTCTACTGGGGCATGGATCAGGTAAATGTCCAGCGTGTTCTTGCTGCTCCTGATCTTAAGAATGCCAGGTGGGGAAGCATGTTTGCAGTCCTTCTGAAGTTATTGCCTGTGTTTATATTTGCGCTTCCCGGAGTAATAGCTTTCGCTTTGTATCCTGGTGAATTACAGGGTGATGCAACAAAACAAACCTTTGTATTGCTGCTCGACAGACTTCTTCCTGCAGGATTGAAAGGGTTGATTATGGCTTCATTGCTTGCTGCACTTATAACTTCATTGATAGGAGTACTGAACTCAGTCTCAACTCTTGTTGTACGCGATTTTATTGTTGAGTTCCGTCCGGACTTTCCTGAAAAGAAACAGGTGCAGTTTGGCCGTATTGCAATCATTGCTATTACGATACTGGGCATAGGAGCTGCTTATATGGTTTATAAGAACGAAGAAGGACTGTATAAATACCTGCAAACCATCTCTGCTTACCTTGTTATACCAATCTTTCCTGCAATTCTGTTTGGAATAATAAGTAAAAAGGTAACCCTTAAAGCCGCAACAGTCTCTGTTATTGTTGGGGTCATAATAGCGACGATATTCGTTGTAGATCAGTTAATCGGACCTGAAGCCGGGAAAGCAATATTCCCTTTTCTGCATCATAAGCTTACACTCAATTTTGGGTACAGAGGATTATGGGCAGAGATCTTTATAACTATTGTCCTTTTTGCAGTTTCAGCATTTACGGAAAAGACATCTGCGGAAAAGCTTGAAAAGACAACGATAGATTATTCTGCCAGGATTGCCCGTTTCGAAGGATTAAAAGACTGGAGATTACATCTTCTGGTATTCTCTGTCATTACCCTTCTGGTTATAATCTGGCTGAAGTAA